The following are encoded together in the Chaetodon auriga isolate fChaAug3 chromosome 6, fChaAug3.hap1, whole genome shotgun sequence genome:
- the gabarapl2 gene encoding gamma-aminobutyric acid receptor-associated protein-like 2 produces the protein MKWMFKEDHSLEHRCVESAKIRNKYPDRVPVIVEKVSGSQIVDIDKRKYLVPSDITVAQFMWIIRKRIQLPSEKAIFLFVDKTVPQSSLTMGQLYDKEKDEDGFLYVAYSGENTFGCKAFNTTQG, from the exons ATGAAATGGATGTTTAAAGAGGACCATTCCCTCG aGCACCGATGTGTGGAGTCAGCCAAAATACGCAACAAATATCCTGACAGAGTACCG GTGATAGTGGAGAAGGTTTCTGGCTCTCAGATTGTGGACATTGATAAGCGGAAGTACCTGGTGCCCTCTGACATCACAGTGGCCCAGTTCATGTGGATCATCAGGAAACGCATCCAGCTGCCTTCAGAGAAAGCCATCTTCCTCTTCGTCGACAAAACTGTCCCCCAGTCCAG tcTGACTATGGGCCAACTGTACGACAAGGAGAAGGACGAGGACGGCTTTCTGTACGTGGCTTACAGCGGAGAGAACACCTTTGGTTGCAAGGCCTTTAATACAACACAGGGTTAA